From a single Micromonospora carbonacea genomic region:
- the galT gene encoding galactose-1-phosphate uridylyltransferase, with amino-acid sequence MKRTTIELADGRELIYFDERDDAVRDQPDRRELPPPPPASQLRYDPLTDEWVAVAVHRQSRIFLPPADQCPLCPSRGDRLSEIPAPDYDVAVFENRFPSLSQRTADEPAEITPFTPVRPGQGRCEVVCFTDDHHASFAGLPPGRVRTVLDVLADRTAALAELPGVEQIFCFENRGVEIGVTLHHPHGQIYAYPFVTPRTRAMLGAARRHAERTGGGNLYADVLAAERAAGTRVVAANEHWTAYVPAAARWPFEVHLAPHRPVPDIPALTDAERDAFGPLYLDLLRRFDALFDMPMPYIAAWHQAPVRIDRELGHLHLQLFSVRRAKDKLKFLAGSESGMGVFINDIAPERAAALLKAGAPR; translated from the coding sequence GTGAAGCGTACGACGATCGAGCTGGCCGACGGCCGGGAGCTGATCTACTTCGACGAGCGGGACGACGCGGTCCGCGACCAGCCGGACCGGCGCGAGCTTCCGCCGCCGCCGCCCGCGTCCCAGCTCCGCTACGACCCGCTCACCGACGAGTGGGTGGCGGTCGCCGTGCACCGGCAGAGCCGGATCTTCCTCCCGCCGGCCGACCAGTGCCCGCTCTGCCCGTCCCGGGGCGACCGGCTCAGCGAGATCCCGGCGCCGGACTACGACGTGGCCGTCTTCGAGAACCGGTTCCCGTCGCTGAGCCAGCGCACCGCCGACGAGCCGGCGGAGATCACCCCGTTCACCCCGGTCCGGCCCGGCCAGGGGCGGTGCGAGGTGGTCTGCTTCACCGACGACCACCACGCCTCGTTCGCCGGCCTCCCGCCGGGCCGGGTGCGCACGGTGCTCGACGTCCTCGCCGACCGGACGGCGGCCCTGGCCGAGTTGCCCGGGGTGGAGCAGATCTTCTGCTTCGAGAACCGGGGTGTGGAGATCGGGGTGACCCTGCACCACCCGCACGGCCAGATCTACGCGTACCCGTTCGTCACGCCGCGCACCCGGGCGATGCTCGGCGCGGCCCGCCGCCACGCCGAGCGCACCGGCGGCGGCAACCTCTACGCCGACGTGCTCGCCGCCGAGCGCGCCGCCGGCACGCGCGTGGTGGCGGCCAACGAGCACTGGACGGCGTACGTGCCGGCGGCGGCCCGGTGGCCGTTCGAGGTGCACCTCGCGCCGCACCGGCCGGTGCCGGACATCCCCGCGCTGACCGACGCCGAGCGCGACGCGTTCGGCCCGCTCTACCTGGACCTGCTGCGCCGCTTCGACGCCCTGTTCGACATGCCGATGCCGTACATCGCGGCCTGGCACCAGGCGCCGGTGCGGATCGACCGCGAGCTGGGGCACCTGCATCTCCAGCTGTTCAGCGTCCGGCGGGCGAAGGACAAGCTGAAGTTCCTGGCCGGCTCGGAGTCGGGCATGGGGGTGTTCATCAACGACATCGCCCCGGAGCGCGCCGCCGCCCTGCTGAAAGCAGGGGCCCCTCGTTAA
- a CDS encoding NADP-dependent isocitrate dehydrogenase, producing the protein MAKIKVNNPVVELDGDEMTRIIWKQIREQLILPYLDVDLHYYDLSIQYRDSTDDQVTIDAANAIKEHGVGVKCATITPDEARVEEFGLKKMWRSPNGTIRNILGGVVFREPIIMSNVPRLVPGWTKPIIIGRHAHGDQYKATDFVVPGPGTVTITYTPADGSAPVEMEVANFPGGGVTMGMYNFDDSIRDFARASMRYGLDRGYPVYLSTKNTILKAYDGRFKDIFAEVFENEFKAEFEAAGITYEHRLIDDMVAAALKWEGGFVWACKNYDGDVQSDTVAQGFGSLGLMTSVLMTPDGRTVEAEAAHGTVTRHYRQYQKGEKTSTNPIASIYAWTRGLAHRGKLDGTPAVTEFADTLEQVIIDTVEGGQMTKDLALLISRDAPWLTTDEFMNALDENLARRLAA; encoded by the coding sequence ATGGCGAAGATCAAGGTAAACAACCCGGTCGTTGAGCTCGACGGCGACGAGATGACCCGGATCATCTGGAAGCAGATCCGGGAGCAGCTGATCCTGCCCTACCTCGACGTCGACCTGCACTACTACGACCTCTCGATCCAGTACCGCGACTCCACCGACGACCAGGTCACCATCGACGCCGCCAACGCGATCAAGGAGCACGGCGTCGGCGTCAAGTGCGCCACCATCACCCCGGACGAGGCGCGGGTGGAGGAGTTCGGCCTGAAGAAGATGTGGCGGTCGCCGAACGGCACCATCCGCAACATCCTCGGCGGCGTCGTCTTCCGCGAGCCGATCATCATGTCGAACGTGCCGCGCCTGGTCCCCGGCTGGACCAAGCCGATCATCATCGGCCGGCACGCCCACGGCGACCAGTACAAGGCCACCGACTTCGTCGTCCCCGGCCCGGGCACGGTGACCATCACCTACACCCCGGCCGACGGCTCCGCCCCGGTCGAGATGGAGGTCGCCAACTTCCCCGGCGGCGGCGTCACCATGGGCATGTACAACTTCGACGACTCGATCCGGGACTTCGCCCGCGCCTCGATGCGCTACGGCCTGGACCGCGGCTACCCGGTCTACCTGTCGACGAAGAACACCATCCTCAAGGCGTACGACGGCCGGTTCAAGGACATCTTCGCCGAGGTGTTCGAGAACGAGTTCAAGGCCGAGTTCGAGGCCGCCGGCATCACCTACGAGCACCGGCTCATCGACGACATGGTGGCCGCCGCGCTGAAGTGGGAGGGCGGCTTCGTCTGGGCCTGCAAGAACTACGACGGCGACGTGCAGTCGGACACCGTGGCGCAGGGCTTCGGCTCGCTGGGCCTGATGACCTCGGTCCTGATGACCCCGGACGGCCGCACCGTCGAGGCGGAGGCCGCGCACGGCACGGTGACCCGGCACTACCGGCAGTACCAGAAGGGCGAGAAGACCTCGACCAACCCGATCGCCTCGATCTACGCCTGGACCCGCGGCCTGGCCCACCGGGGCAAGCTGGACGGCACCCCCGCCGTCACCGAGTTCGCCGACACGCTGGAGCAGGTCATCATCGACACCGTCGAGGGCGGCCAGATGACCAAGGACCTCGCGCTGCTCATCTCGCGCGACGCCCCGTGGCTGACCACCGACGAGTTCATGAACGCGCTGGACGAGAACCTGGCGCGTCGGCTCGCCGCCTGA
- a CDS encoding CotH kinase family protein produces MAEPPRARSPLPRALRRRLPARVRQNWKLLTTCAAFLAVLTLVLGTERIRPYVTSTGDVGSDTVTVNIAGTTDLFDATVAHSISLTFKDTDYQQMLETYWKEGEKGYVEADLTVDGTTLPSVGIRLKGNSTLQGLTWKGESRPRGNGGGPPGGGQRPPAGAGQQQGGQQQGGQQQGGQQQGGGGFPGGGFPGGGMTRTSLKAEEPEALPWLISFDEFVDGRRYQGHREVAVRVAGMGGGSTVLNEALALSLLDSTGEAAQRYAYSSFTVNDRPTTARLLVEHPDEHFADQMGGTGVLYKSLASSSFTDQGDDQTDYADDFKQITMKGSQDLQPVINLIKWVNSASDEEFDAQLADRVDVESFARYVALQNLLLNFDDMSGPGKNYYLWYDLETKKFSVISWDHNLTFSGNAAQGPHESGGFGMRGGMQLPEGMQLPEGMQLPEGMELPEGMQLPEGMQPPGGGAREQEGGNAERGRVGGMMMGNKLKERFLASEAFKEVYENAYRQLYQEVYASGRATGALDAITGVLKTVDGVDAAAVDSDAERLRSLVKQRTESLKGNEVINRS; encoded by the coding sequence ATGGCCGAGCCACCTCGGGCCAGGTCCCCGCTGCCCCGGGCGCTGCGCCGCCGGCTGCCCGCCCGGGTGCGGCAGAACTGGAAGCTGCTCACCACCTGCGCGGCGTTCCTCGCCGTCCTCACCCTGGTGCTCGGCACCGAGCGGATCCGCCCGTACGTGACCAGCACCGGCGACGTCGGATCGGACACGGTCACTGTGAACATCGCCGGCACGACGGACCTGTTCGACGCGACCGTCGCCCACTCGATCTCGCTGACCTTCAAGGACACGGACTACCAGCAGATGCTGGAGACCTACTGGAAGGAGGGGGAGAAGGGGTACGTCGAGGCGGACCTGACCGTCGACGGCACCACGCTCCCCAGCGTGGGCATCCGGCTCAAGGGCAACTCGACCCTGCAGGGCCTGACCTGGAAGGGCGAGTCCCGGCCGCGCGGGAACGGCGGTGGCCCGCCCGGTGGCGGCCAGCGGCCCCCCGCCGGTGCCGGTCAACAGCAGGGCGGCCAGCAGCAGGGTGGTCAACAGCAGGGTGGTCAACAGCAGGGCGGTGGCGGGTTCCCTGGTGGCGGGTTTCCCGGTGGCGGGATGACCCGTACCAGCCTGAAGGCCGAGGAGCCCGAGGCGCTGCCCTGGCTGATCAGCTTCGACGAGTTCGTCGACGGTCGCCGCTACCAGGGGCACCGCGAGGTGGCCGTCCGGGTCGCCGGCATGGGCGGCGGCTCCACCGTGCTCAACGAGGCGCTGGCGCTGTCCCTGCTCGACAGCACCGGCGAGGCCGCCCAGCGGTACGCGTACTCGTCGTTCACGGTCAACGACCGGCCCACCACGGCCCGGCTGCTGGTCGAGCACCCGGACGAGCACTTCGCCGACCAGATGGGCGGCACCGGCGTGCTCTACAAGTCCCTGGCCAGCAGCAGCTTCACCGACCAGGGCGACGACCAGACCGACTACGCCGACGACTTCAAGCAGATCACGATGAAGGGCAGCCAGGACCTCCAGCCCGTGATCAACCTGATCAAGTGGGTCAACTCGGCCAGCGACGAGGAGTTCGACGCACAGCTCGCCGACCGGGTCGACGTGGAGTCGTTCGCCCGCTACGTGGCCCTACAGAATCTGCTGCTCAACTTCGACGACATGTCCGGGCCGGGGAAGAACTACTACCTCTGGTACGACCTGGAGACGAAGAAGTTCAGCGTGATCAGCTGGGACCACAACCTGACCTTCAGCGGCAACGCCGCGCAGGGGCCGCACGAGAGCGGCGGCTTCGGCATGCGGGGCGGTATGCAGCTCCCGGAGGGCATGCAGCTCCCCGAGGGCATGCAGCTCCCGGAGGGCATGGAACTGCCCGAGGGCATGCAGCTCCCGGAGGGCATGCAACCGCCGGGCGGCGGAGCGAGGGAGCAGGAGGGCGGCAATGCCGAGCGGGGCCGCGTCGGCGGCATGATGATGGGCAACAAGCTCAAGGAGCGGTTCCTGGCCAGCGAGGCGTTCAAGGAGGTCTACGAGAACGCGTACCGCCAGCTCTACCAGGAGGTCTACGCCAGCGGCCGGGCGACCGGGGCGCTCGACGCGATCACCGGTGTGCTGAAGACCGTGGACGGGGTCGACGCGGCGGCGGTGGACTCCGACGCCGAGCGGCTGCGCAGCCTCGTCAAACAGCGGACGGAGAGCCTCAAGGGCAACGAGGTGATCAACCGGAGCTGA
- a CDS encoding DUF4956 domain-containing protein, with amino-acid sequence MDITFQDLSGTFSVGDIAIALSLSFLLSAMIGWVYRATHRNVSYSQSYVQTLIILGMLISLIMLVVGSNIARAFALVGALSVVRFRNAIKETRDVGFIFLVMGVGMACGTRFYTLAVVAAVAISLIIVVMYRFNWFALNVQRQVVKVQLPAGGNHTADIQDVLVRYTTEFELVSLESIRAGALTELMYTVRLKKGTEPGDLISALSERTSGQRVTVLTGYDQTDL; translated from the coding sequence ATGGACATCACGTTCCAGGATCTGTCCGGCACGTTCAGTGTGGGCGACATCGCCATCGCGCTGTCGCTGTCGTTCCTGCTCAGCGCCATGATCGGCTGGGTCTACCGGGCCACCCACCGCAACGTGTCCTACAGCCAGTCGTACGTCCAGACGCTGATCATCCTCGGTATGCTGATCTCGCTGATCATGCTGGTGGTGGGCTCCAACATCGCGCGGGCGTTCGCCCTGGTCGGCGCGCTGTCGGTGGTACGGTTCCGCAACGCGATCAAGGAGACCCGGGACGTCGGGTTCATCTTCCTGGTGATGGGCGTCGGGATGGCCTGCGGCACCCGCTTCTACACCCTGGCGGTCGTCGCGGCCGTCGCGATCAGCCTGATCATCGTGGTGATGTACCGGTTCAACTGGTTCGCGCTGAACGTGCAGCGGCAGGTGGTCAAGGTCCAGCTCCCGGCCGGCGGCAACCACACCGCCGACATCCAGGACGTGCTGGTCCGCTACACCACCGAGTTCGAGCTGGTCAGCCTGGAGTCGATCCGGGCCGGCGCGCTCACCGAGCTGATGTACACCGTCCGGCTCAAGAAGGGCACCGAGCCGGGCGACCTGATCTCGGCGCTGAGCGAGCGGACCTCCGGCCAGCGGGTGACCGTGCTCACCGGCTACGACCAGACGGACCTGTGA
- a CDS encoding polyphosphate polymerase domain-containing protein, whose amino-acid sequence MRLRFPRRARTPEPAADGRGGPAPAVPPDGDPAPAAGPPPAGADRAGHALRAPSKLHAFNRYEIKYLVDAAKVPGLRRELAARLAPDSFAGTSGYGVWSVYYDTADLRFYWEKIEGLRFRRKLRVRHYGDRSTIDDDTTVYVEIKQRVNRVTQKRRIALPYRVARRLLDGRELVEHDPSQRGFVEEVLELVSGLDLRPVAMTGYHREAYVGQDADLGLRVTLDHRVRGRDRDFHLGADAENRLIVPARLAVVEVKANERVPYWLTDLAARAELSVVRVSKYCQSVEAFGRAPRSVFHVQDTDPAADLAAAYFEK is encoded by the coding sequence ATGCGTCTACGGTTCCCCCGCCGAGCCCGAACCCCGGAGCCGGCCGCCGACGGCCGGGGTGGACCGGCCCCGGCCGTCCCGCCCGACGGCGATCCGGCCCCCGCCGCGGGCCCACCCCCCGCCGGCGCGGACCGGGCGGGGCACGCGCTGCGCGCGCCGAGCAAGCTGCACGCCTTCAACCGGTACGAGATCAAGTACCTCGTGGACGCCGCGAAGGTGCCGGGGCTGCGGCGGGAGCTGGCCGCCCGGCTGGCCCCGGACAGCTTCGCCGGCACCAGCGGGTACGGCGTGTGGAGCGTCTACTACGACACCGCCGACCTGCGGTTCTACTGGGAGAAGATCGAGGGGCTCAGGTTCCGCCGCAAGCTGCGCGTGCGCCACTACGGCGACCGGTCCACGATCGACGACGACACCACCGTCTACGTCGAGATCAAGCAGCGGGTCAACCGGGTCACCCAGAAGCGGCGGATCGCCCTGCCGTACCGGGTGGCGAGGCGGCTGCTCGACGGGCGGGAACTGGTCGAGCACGACCCGTCCCAGCGGGGGTTCGTCGAGGAGGTCCTCGAACTCGTCTCCGGGCTCGACCTGCGGCCGGTGGCGATGACGGGCTACCACCGCGAGGCGTACGTCGGCCAGGACGCCGACCTCGGCCTGCGGGTCACCCTCGACCACCGGGTCCGGGGCCGGGACCGCGACTTCCACCTCGGCGCGGACGCCGAGAACCGGCTCATCGTGCCGGCCCGGCTCGCGGTCGTCGAGGTCAAGGCCAACGAGCGGGTGCCGTACTGGCTCACCGACCTCGCGGCCCGCGCCGAACTGTCGGTGGTGCGGGTCTCCAAGTACTGCCAGAGCGTCGAGGCGTTCGGCCGCGCCCCGCGCTCGGTCTTCCACGTCCAGGACACCGACCCCGCCGCCGATCTGGCGGCGGCCTACTTCGAGAAGTGA
- a CDS encoding MBL fold metallo-hydrolase produces MPPRRTLGSITVTALTDGEGPFFQPREETFPAATAEQWAAADRRDPGAVTGDGRWWLPFRCFALRAADGPVTLVDAGIGPADAPAASWAPVPGRLPAELAAAGIDPADVRTVVLTHLHTDHVGWAVVGTPWFPNADYLVQRAELAALASVNPALEAGLVAPLRAAGQLRVLDGDTPLTPGVRVLSTPGHTPGHQSVLVDSGDERLLVTGDLLVHTVQLVDPDVAYAHEEQPETARVSRATLLRHLAARGPAALATPHLGEPFVAL; encoded by the coding sequence ATGCCGCCGCGCCGCACCCTCGGGTCTATCACGGTCACCGCCCTGACCGACGGCGAGGGGCCGTTCTTCCAGCCGCGCGAGGAAACGTTCCCGGCCGCCACCGCCGAGCAGTGGGCCGCCGCCGACCGGCGCGACCCGGGCGCGGTCACCGGCGACGGCCGCTGGTGGCTGCCGTTCCGCTGCTTCGCCCTGCGCGCCGCGGACGGCCCGGTCACCCTGGTCGACGCCGGCATCGGCCCGGCCGACGCGCCCGCCGCGAGCTGGGCCCCGGTGCCCGGCCGGCTCCCCGCCGAGCTGGCCGCCGCCGGCATCGACCCGGCCGACGTCCGCACGGTCGTGCTGACCCACCTGCACACCGACCACGTCGGCTGGGCGGTCGTCGGCACCCCCTGGTTCCCCAACGCCGACTACCTCGTCCAGCGGGCCGAGCTGGCCGCCCTGGCCTCGGTCAACCCCGCCCTGGAGGCCGGCCTGGTCGCGCCGTTGCGCGCCGCCGGCCAGCTCCGGGTCCTCGACGGCGACACCCCGCTCACCCCGGGGGTACGCGTGCTGAGCACCCCCGGGCACACCCCCGGCCACCAGTCGGTGCTGGTGGACTCCGGCGACGAGCGGCTGCTGGTCACCGGCGACCTGCTGGTGCACACCGTCCAGCTCGTTGACCCCGACGTGGCGTACGCCCACGAGGAGCAGCCGGAGACGGCGCGCGTCTCGCGGGCGACGCTGCTGCGCCACCTGGCCGCGCGGGGCCCGGCGGCCCTGGCCACCCCGCACCTGGGCGAGCCGTTCGTGGCGCTCTGA
- the cysC gene encoding adenylyl-sulfate kinase produces MSNGWVLPDEVLRDAPAYTPRPGELADLELLVSGAYAPLTGFMTRADLASVSRRGRLADGAPWQVPVALQIPASLAGDLDPADPARRVLVLSDGEGAPVASLEVTDVWSAREGVAGVGGTVRRLGDGGHGPFQRLRRSPEEIRALLPPGRVLGVVADRPLHRPQLAQIAHAARTLGAHLLVMIPVAEGTINGLPSEALVRAVFAARDRMPPATLVAVPLARRRDEISDALLQARVAAAYGVTHLLSTGEMLSGAGLRVLVPRELAYDNRDGQWRWREDIPPRNRRLALSQAEIDDLLDRGFPLPEWHTPPAVAKELVRARPPRRHRGLVLFLTGFSGSGKSTIARGLADVLREGGDRTVTLLDGDVVRRELSAGLTFSKADRDLNVRRIGWVAAEIARHRGVGICCPIAPYAAARTTAREMAHAAGAGFVLVHVATPIEVCEQRDRKGLYARARAGLLTGMTGIDDPYEVPTDADVVVDTTGMSIDEAVQAVMHHLTETGWVEPRLQST; encoded by the coding sequence ATGAGCAACGGGTGGGTGCTGCCCGACGAGGTGCTTCGGGACGCGCCGGCGTACACGCCGCGGCCCGGGGAACTGGCCGATCTGGAGTTGCTGGTCTCCGGGGCGTACGCGCCCCTGACCGGCTTCATGACCCGGGCGGATCTGGCCTCGGTGAGTCGGCGGGGCCGGCTCGCGGACGGCGCGCCGTGGCAGGTGCCGGTGGCCCTCCAGATCCCGGCGTCGCTCGCCGGCGACCTGGATCCGGCCGATCCGGCCCGCCGGGTGCTGGTGCTCTCCGACGGCGAGGGCGCCCCGGTGGCCTCGCTGGAGGTCACCGACGTGTGGTCGGCCCGCGAGGGCGTCGCCGGGGTCGGCGGCACGGTGCGCCGGCTCGGCGACGGCGGCCACGGCCCGTTCCAGCGGCTGCGCCGCAGCCCGGAGGAGATCCGGGCGCTGCTGCCCCCGGGCCGGGTGCTGGGGGTGGTCGCCGACCGGCCGCTGCACCGGCCGCAGCTCGCGCAGATCGCCCACGCGGCGCGCACCCTGGGCGCGCACCTGCTGGTGATGATCCCGGTCGCCGAGGGGACGATCAACGGGTTGCCCTCCGAGGCGCTGGTGCGGGCGGTCTTCGCCGCCCGGGACCGGATGCCCCCGGCGACGCTGGTCGCGGTGCCACTGGCCCGCCGCCGGGACGAGATCAGCGACGCGCTGCTCCAGGCCCGGGTGGCCGCCGCGTACGGGGTGACCCACCTGCTCTCCACCGGCGAGATGCTCTCCGGCGCGGGGCTGCGGGTGCTGGTCCCCCGCGAGCTGGCCTACGACAACCGGGACGGGCAGTGGCGCTGGCGGGAGGACATCCCGCCGCGCAACCGGCGGCTGGCGCTCAGCCAGGCGGAGATCGACGACCTGCTCGACCGGGGCTTCCCGCTGCCGGAGTGGCACACCCCGCCGGCCGTGGCGAAGGAGCTGGTGCGGGCCCGGCCGCCCCGGCGGCACCGGGGGCTGGTGCTGTTCCTCACCGGCTTCTCCGGCTCCGGCAAGTCGACGATCGCCCGGGGCCTGGCGGACGTGCTGCGCGAGGGCGGCGACCGCACGGTGACCCTGCTCGACGGCGACGTGGTGCGCCGGGAGCTCTCCGCCGGGCTGACCTTCAGCAAGGCCGACCGGGACCTGAACGTCCGGCGGATCGGCTGGGTGGCGGCCGAGATCGCCCGGCACCGGGGGGTCGGCATCTGCTGCCCGATCGCCCCGTACGCGGCGGCGCGGACCACCGCGCGGGAGATGGCGCACGCGGCCGGGGCCGGTTTCGTGCTGGTGCACGTCGCGACCCCGATCGAGGTGTGCGAGCAGCGCGACCGCAAGGGCCTCTACGCGCGGGCCCGCGCCGGCCTGCTCACGGGCATGACCGGCATCGACGACCCGTACGAGGTGCCGACGGACGCCGACGTCGTGGTCGACACCACCGGCATGTCGATCGACGAGGCGGTGCAGGCGGTGATGCATCACCTGACCGAGACGGGCTGGGTCGAGCCACGCCTCCAGTCCACCTGA
- a CDS encoding DeoR/GlpR family DNA-binding transcription regulator, which produces MLARQRQAAILDRVRATGGVRVTELAAEFGVSDMTIRRDLDTLHEQGVLAKVHGGATTTGPGSTDEPGFHAKSVRQLPEKAAIAARAAELVRPGAAVALSAGTTTAELARRLVDVPGLTVVTNSLPVAEILHAGGRTDQTVVLTGGVRTPSDALVGPLAVAAIRSLHLDLLFLGVHGISERAGFTTPNLMEAETDRALVAAADRLVVLADHTKWGTVGISSIVELSAADVLVTDDRLDPQARQVLDERVGELVLVAGAGTTSRPTPGRTPAPADRGPGRVAAATREGTAE; this is translated from the coding sequence ATGCTCGCGCGGCAACGGCAGGCGGCCATCCTGGACCGCGTCCGGGCCACCGGCGGCGTCCGGGTGACCGAGCTGGCCGCCGAGTTCGGCGTCTCCGACATGACGATCCGGCGCGACCTGGACACGCTGCACGAGCAGGGCGTGCTGGCCAAGGTGCACGGCGGCGCCACCACGACCGGCCCCGGCTCCACCGACGAGCCGGGCTTCCACGCGAAGTCGGTGCGCCAGCTGCCGGAGAAGGCGGCCATCGCCGCCCGCGCCGCCGAGCTGGTGCGCCCCGGCGCGGCGGTCGCCCTCTCCGCCGGCACCACCACCGCCGAGCTGGCCCGCCGGCTGGTCGACGTGCCGGGGCTGACCGTGGTGACCAACTCCCTGCCGGTCGCCGAGATCCTGCACGCCGGGGGCCGCACCGATCAGACCGTGGTGCTCACCGGCGGGGTGCGGACGCCGTCCGACGCGCTGGTCGGGCCGCTCGCGGTCGCGGCGATCCGGTCGCTGCACCTGGACCTGCTCTTCCTCGGCGTGCACGGGATCAGCGAGCGGGCCGGCTTCACCACCCCCAACCTGATGGAGGCCGAGACCGACCGGGCCCTGGTGGCCGCCGCCGACCGGCTGGTCGTGCTCGCGGACCACACCAAGTGGGGCACCGTCGGCATCTCCTCGATCGTCGAGCTCTCCGCCGCCGACGTGCTGGTCACCGACGACCGGCTCGACCCGCAGGCCCGGCAGGTGCTCGACGAGCGGGTCGGCGAGCTGGTCCTGGTCGCGGGGGCGGGGACGACGAGCAGACCGACGCCGGGTCGGACGCCGGCCCCGGCGGATCGCGGCCCCGGCCGCGTGGCCGCGGCGACGAGGGAGGGAACGGCGGAGTGA
- a CDS encoding DM13 domain-containing protein, which produces MITRLLRKPLAWVAAAVVAAGAAVGLAWFQPWKLVTDTEVDETLSAVATTSAPATAGPAGPPATGPGSATGPAAATGPTGPTLVSRGDFVTHEHDTSGSARIVRTADGRHRLELVGLDTSNGPDLRVWLTDQPVREGVAGWRVFDDGRRVELGRLKGNRGDQAYDIPAGTDLTALTSVSIWCKRFSVSFGAAPLRAAT; this is translated from the coding sequence ATGATCACCCGCCTGCTGCGCAAGCCGCTGGCCTGGGTCGCGGCCGCCGTGGTCGCCGCCGGGGCCGCCGTCGGCCTGGCCTGGTTCCAGCCCTGGAAGCTGGTCACCGACACCGAGGTCGACGAGACGCTGTCGGCCGTGGCGACCACCTCCGCCCCGGCGACGGCGGGTCCCGCCGGCCCGCCCGCGACCGGCCCGGGTTCCGCCACCGGCCCGGCCGCCGCGACCGGACCGACCGGGCCGACGCTGGTGAGCCGGGGTGACTTCGTCACCCACGAGCACGACACGTCGGGCAGCGCCCGGATCGTCCGGACCGCCGACGGGCGGCACCGCCTGGAACTCGTCGGGCTGGACACCAGCAACGGGCCGGACCTCCGGGTCTGGCTCACCGACCAGCCGGTGCGCGAGGGGGTCGCCGGCTGGCGGGTCTTCGACGACGGTCGCCGGGTGGAGTTGGGCCGGCTGAAGGGAAACCGGGGCGACCAGGCGTACGACATCCCGGCGGGCACCGACCTGACGGCCCTGACCAGCGTCTCGATCTGGTGCAAGCGGTTCTCGGTCTCGTTCGGCGCGGCCCCGCTGCGGGCCGCCACCTGA